caaagcttgggcggatggaggaggaggctgcgaggaagaggaagatgccttgggccccccaggcaggtgaggaggaagtcagtgtccctttgggcgggtgttgtgctggctctgtcagccgagcatggccccggctgcaggacaaccccgctggcgccgccgtcctgccggggccggagttggggggatgtccttggccttccctgtgggccggaggcaaatcccctgcctgtccttcttgcttcctgccccaggccccaagctgaggacggagagcctggaggacaaatccccccgtgagaccctggtgggagaggctgttttgaagggctccacggcgcaggaaggcagcggggaggaaaagggccggagatccccccgcaggaggggctccaaagccagcccagggtgctctgaggaggaaagaaccagcctgtgctgggaaggcggccggagcttgaggggaagctctgagctggtggtccctgagcagcctcccatcAGGGAtaagcccttcaggtgcttggaatgtgggaagagcttcagagaCAGCTtcaacctgatccgacaccagcacatccacactggggaacggccctacatgtgtagggaatgtgggaagagcttcaggaacagcTCTGGCCTGCACGTGCACCGTCGCATtcacaccggggaacggccctacaagtgtgttGAGTGTGGGGAAAGCTTCAGGACCAGCTCCAGCCTCCGCtcccaccagctcatccacaccgtggaacggccctacaagtgcttggaatgtgggaaggggtttcagaccagctcagatctcctgAAGCACAAGCCgacacacacaggggagtgggccttccactgcaccgactgtgggcagggcttcaaccggaactccacccttgtcacccaccagcgcatccacactggggaacgaccctacaagtgtggggagtgtgggaagaggtttacACGCAGCTCACATCTCATCCAGCACCAGCAGActcacacggatgagaggcccttccgctgcaccgactgcgggagGAGCTTCAACCAGAACTGCAACCTCATCAagcaccggcgcatccacactggagagaggccctacaagtgtggggagtgtgggaagagcttcactaATAAGTCTGGCTTGACccaacaccaacggacccaccggtaaaGGAAACTCCAACTACGGGAAGagctttggccgctgcttccaccccgaatgaagcccctgatgttgaggcaacccctggagtccagtgactgtcagtccatccctttcaaccagaaagggccagtcccctttctcAGGGACAGGTTCTgccaacagaacccttcctggggggtgtgtgtggagattcctgccttggctggggaccccccagggtcactgctggaggttgagagcagagatctccccacgagtgTTGGTCTGGaggagttccatccatctctcattaagaattattgcttttgtgccagcttgagtagaattgcttcaacagtTGCTTTggtgtagagcactgtcctatcttattCTGTACTCCTGTTAGTTTAAGAGTTTCTGTTGTGCAGTTAATAactctgatgaagatcttttgtctgatcatttgtaactctaaataaattcctttttatcAATAGATCcgatttgccatcattaaaacctgggggacaaaagtgattcagtcacacctctgtaattcctctaaactgaaagtgttggcataatccaaggctgagattggatccagcagcccccagcaccccacaggaagttgggagctcaggggggccaccctCCTTGGCCAACCctcctgtgcccaaagacccccatgggaccatcAGACTCGTAAGACCACCCTCCCTTTTctacccttctccctgttcctcccactttccttCTGTCCCCTTAATCCTCAGTTTCTTACCGACCAGTTTTGAGCTCCCAACCCCCACTGTTTGCCCCCTTTCCTGTaggcactgaaggagaaaatgaggctgcacacacagagttccattgcgGGACTTGTCCGCCAGCACTTTTCCGGCGTCcccttttattcctttctcttgTGAGCAGCACTTggtgtttgtcttttagtccaccagaattcccagcatggcctcaaagcagtgccctgatcccacacattcccctcccctcatgtgctggctgtgttcagccaccagagaaaaacacaggctgccatgcagagcgttccaagtggttttccactttggcaaacagcactctctggatggaaaacaccagtcaaggccaaaacactccttttgcaTCCtcattaactgaatgcagctgctgctgccttttgttgttcccacagaaattctcagggttcctttgcttccaggaggccccacacGTCACAATGGaccctggattccatgagcctccccagtctccaaaggttcctttagttccatgaagccctgcagtcccaaaatgccctttggattctcggagatttcccattgtcccagggtcccttgtgtttcagaaggagctgcagtgggacagtggccccttggttctgtgagctctgcagtgttcagggaatccttgggttccaggagagcctgcagtttcacaaggagcacttgaatgcaggaggttctgcagggtcccaatggcccctggattctgggaggttcagaaatatctcagggctgagaaaactgggattgttcaggcaggagaagagcaggctcTGGGGTGATCTAATTGTGgtcttccagtgcctgaagggagccaacaagaaagatggagagagagtatggacaagggcctggagtgacaggacaaggggcagtggcttcacatgGATCGAGGGAAGCGTTGGAGGAGatagtaggaaggaattctttcttATGAGAGTAttgagatgatcttgaaggcccatcccaagccaaagcattccatgattgtggggctggtgggtgaggtggtggttggagccgtctggggcacagggacccaaaatgagggagttttccattgtgggggaaggaaggaggggcagcagaactgaccccttggacacctggcaggcaggctttggctggaagctgctgatggggagctgagtgaaaccccacaatgcaggaggaaatggtcagtgacctgctctgccaatGAGAccccccccaagtgcctgggcccacatgggatgcagccaagagtcctgagggagctggagaaagagctggccaagccactctcactcattccccagcagtgctgcacaactgcacaagtcccagctgactggcaacaagcacatgggatgcccatgcacaggaagggccaaaaggagcatctgggcaactcctggcctgtcccattgacctcaggaccagggaagtccatgcagcagatcctcctcagtgccatcccatggcaggggcaggacaaccaggggatcaggcccagccagtgtagggttgggaaaggcaggtcctgcctgaccaacctcatctccttctctgacaaaggacccgctcagcagctgagggaaaggctgggaatgtgtctctgtggaattccagaaagcctttggcaccatctcccccagcatctcctgcacaaactggctgctcatgacTTGCccggggaactgtttgctgggtgacaaagtgtctgatggcccagggagtggtggggaatggaaggaaatccaggtggggctggtcactagtggggttcccaagggctcagggttggggctgctcctgtttaacatcgttGGGgatgatctgggccaggggatcgagtgccccctcaggaaagtcgtggacaacaccatgttgggtgtgagtgtggatgtgctggagggcaggaaggctctgcagagggatctggacaggctggatcaagaaggccaagtgtcagggcctgcccttgggtcccaacaaccccctggaacgctccaggctggggacagaggggctggagagctgctcagcaggaagggacttggaggtgctgcttgacagcggctggatatgaggcagagtgtgcccaggggggcaagaaggccaagggcattgtggcctttgtggagaagagtgtggccagcaggagcagagaactgattgcccctctgtgctgggcactggggaggccccacctggagtgctgtgtccagttctgggcccttgTGCTGGTTttagagttaaccagcaggggaaatgaactcaactcgaaggagagattataagtcagaataacaatttattaaaataatacagtaagtacaattatacaaacaaacaattgtttttaacccacaaaacccaaatgtataacccagcaccctggggcatgaacaaagtgctgttccttgggcccccccttGAGTCCAAAatgaagggagaggggaaaaacctgctggtgggagagctcttgcagtctggtcaaaagtggggattgcagtccagttgagggtggtgtctcagtctggttgagagcggtgagctgcagtcctcctctggatcccactaGTGGGTGTaaggttctgaaactccaggtttatatattctccagttcaggcaggaatgatccatccttccctcagagcggggaattccataaaaggatgcttcGTCATTCCCTCAAagtggggaattccataaaagggtatgaggctgctcagtccataaaagggtatgagggtgctcaggaaCATCCCCCCACCTCACAGGCCTCTactgacaacagtttctgggaaaatggcatgaaaggctatagaatacacagttttgggctacacccatccagtgatgaatcgaTCCCAGCTGTCCTAACAAGGAcacatggcaaccatcatacctcCCACTGCTACGGACATTTACCATGGCAAACCTCATACATTGTATtactacagtcggttaccatggtaaccagcatacatttccattgctaccatcagttaccatggcaaacagcatacattcccactgttttggtcagttaccatagcaaccatcatacagtcctgtttctacggtcagttaccatggcaaacacaTACATTCTCGTCACTACGGTCAGTTACtgtggcaaccaccatacattcccattgctactgCCAGTTACACATTTC
This Pseudopipra pipra isolate bDixPip1 chromosome W, bDixPip1.hap1, whole genome shotgun sequence DNA region includes the following protein-coding sequences:
- the LOC135405560 gene encoding zinc finger protein 154-like, coding for MCRECGKSFRNSSGLHVHRRIHTGERPYKCVECGESFRTSSSLRSHQLIHTVERPYKCLECGKGFQTSSDLLKHKPTHTGEWAFHCTDCGQGFNRNSTLVTHQRIHTGERPYKCGECGKRFTRSSHLIQHQQTHTDERPFRCTDCGRSFNQNCNLIKHRRIHTGERPYKCGECGKSFTNKSGLTQHQRTHR